The Bacillus sp. F19 DNA segment TACTTGGTCATTCTCGGATTATCAATTGTCGTATTTAAGCTGGGGTTTGCTAAAAAGCTGCCCCTTCTAAAGGCAATTGTCATCTATTTGTTCTTAATGTTCGGGTGTACAGTTTTAACCTTTTTAGGTGCATTTCTTCCTGTCGCTGAAGGACTCATTGTTGCAGCACTCATCTTAATCATCTATAAGATCCGTCTGCATCAGTCCAAAAAAGCTGAGCGGGATGCCGCAACATGAGATCACTTCAGGACTCTCTTTATAATTGGCTTTCCATTAAAGTTGTAGCGGATGCCCGTCCTGAAGATACTGCTGCAGGTGATACATTCAGGCTGTTTGATGAATTGCTGAAGGAAAACCATGATTTGAACGATGTTCAAGTTCAGAAAGATGAAGTCATGTATCTTGTGTGCTACACACTGAATGGCGAGTCTAAATCATTCAGATTTCCGGTAGAATTAATTGACAGCATGATTGATCAAATCGAAGCAGAACCTGAAAAATATGTGAATTATAAATAAAAACACCTCTTAATGAGGTGTTTTTTTGTGCATAATTTGAGCTGAGGCAGCCATTACAGCTGCAAACAGGATGTGACCTAACGTTCACCAGGCAATCGCTTCAAAGTCGTTAATTGCTGGCGTCTCTCTTACGGCAAGTATAGTTAAAGGCAAATATAATAATAAGGCCGTCAGAGTAAGTGCAAATGATGTCAGCCATTTAATCAGAATAGCTGAGATATTAAAAAAGTTCAAAGTGAAAATATACAGAATTCCTATAACAACAGCAACAGCTAAATGAAGAACAAATTCATAAAGCTCAGGGAGAGGCTCTCTGTAAATAAAATCAATGTTAAGTAAAAGCACATACACTTTCACTTCACTGACTATTTCAGCGAATTTCAGAAAAAGACCAAGAACAATACCGCTGAACAGGCCAATAAGAGCTCCCCGTTTAACAACTACCAGTTTTCTTCTGTTTTTTTATCTCTGTACAATCTGAAATTACCCGTGTTTGCCCGTTCAATCGTCCGATTTTCAATCCTCAGATCGCATTCATTGCACATATACGTATGGATCGGGCGGTTTCTCAGCCTCTTCGCCTGAAGCGTTTCGTCACTAATGGTTTCGACTTTATCGCATAAAACACATTTTACTCTCATGGTACACCTCATTATTCTTTTATGATAAATACATTTAGTTAAGTTTCTTTTTTAGTTTTGGTGAATTAACCTTAGATCAATTTTTATTGTCAAAACAGGTTGAAAAGATTCTGAAGCCGGCTGATAAAAATGAATTGTGATTTATGAACCGCTACTGTATATATGTTTTTCTGCCTGAACTAAACAGGCGGTTCCGCTTTTCTGTGTGTCTAGCTCCACCGCCTAACTCCTTGGCCAGAACGGATTCACCAAAAAAGTCAAAACCGGACTTTTCCGGTGAATCTTTATCTGTCTGCCTGCGCTAAACAGGCGGTTCCGCTTTTCCATGTGATTTTACAGTTGGAAACAAAAATAAAAAAAGGTATGATAGCATTATACAACTTTAATGGAGGGAAGAAAATGGCTAATAAGGTAGAAACAAAATTGATTCAGCCTTTGTTTGACAATCTCCAAAAAGAAAGATTTGCTGTTTTTGCAACTCTTGATCATGAAACAGGATCTCCGAATGTATCAGCCGTTTCGTGGGTGTATGCACCCGATTTAGAACGGGTTTACCTGGCTGTTGACAATCGTTCCAGAATCGTTGAAAACGTCAAAAAGCATCCGGCTGCGGCCATTACGCTGCTTGCAAATGAGTCTACATATTCTATTAATGGAAATGCCCATGTAAAAATTGAAAAGCTTGAGGGAGTCCCGTTAAAGCTTGCATTAATTGAGCTTAGCATTTCTGAAGTCCGGGATGTAATGTTTTACGGCTCAAAAATTTCAGCTGAACCTGCATATGAAAAAACATATGATGAAAAAGCAGCAGCAAAGCTTGACAGCCAGGTTTTAGAAGCAATGAAAAAAGCTTAGAAAGATACGCTCTAAGCTTTTTTTAAGTGCATTTTTTTTTATCCTTGGACCTTGAGCATTTGGTCATCAGTTTTGATTTAAATGATCCTGAGATTGATCTTCCTGTTCACGATCAAGCTCTTTTTGCTCCTTTTCATTCAGCTGATCGTTATCTTGTTCCGTTGGTCTGTTTTGATTATTATTATTATTATTCAGCATATCATTTGGAATTTCAGGCATGACGCGGCCTACTATTGCGGCAAGCTCGTCAAGAATGCCTCCAACTGGCTGTCCTTGCTGAAGATCTTTACCCATTTCCCGCAGTCTGACTGTTGTATCCGCATCAGCAATGATCACCGCGTTTGCTCCATATGGATCATGCTGAATGCTTTCAGCAACAGCATATTTAATGGATTCGACTTTGTTGCGGTCAAGTTCAGAATTTACATCAATGCCTACTACTGCATACTTGCCAAGAACAACTGCGCTGACGTCATTTACACCTGGAACACGTCCTGCAAGATTGACCAGGCGCTTAGAAATCTGTTCACCTGATTTTTTTTCCACTGGTTCATTTACTGTGTTTCTGACATTAATGGGCTTTCCGTTTTGATCTTCGGGTGTGTCGCCCTGAGAGCCCTGATTCACTGAGCATGCTGTTAAAGCGAGCAGAATAAACAGTGCTGAAAAAACAAAGTTGCGCATGAAATCACTCCTTTTTAGACCATGCTTTTTAATTTTATTGTCTAATAAATCTTCTATCTTTATGCACCATTTCATATATTTTAGCAACGCTTCAATTACAGCTTGATTATCTTAGTCTGACATTTAAGTGCAGTACACTATAAAAACCTGAACTGGGTAGGAGGCGGAAGGTTGAGTAAAATCTATGTTTTGGATACGAATGTCTTACTGCAAGATCCGAATTCCATTTTTTCTTTTGAAGAAAACGAAGTAGTGATTCCGGCAGTCGTTCTTGAAGAGGTCGATTCAAAAAAGCGGTATATGGATGAAATAGGACGAAATGCAAGACATGTTTCCAAACTGATTGATAGCCTAAGGCTGATTGGAAAGCTTCATGAAAAAATCCCTTTGCCAAGCGGCGGTTTTTTAAGGATTGAGCTGAATCATCGCTCTTTTCATGAACTTCAGGAGATTTTTATAGAAAAAACAAATGATAATCGCATTCTTGCAGTGGCGAAAAATCTTTCAATTGAAGAGGAAACAACGGAAAACGGAAGACCTGTCATTTTAGTGAGCAAAGATACGCTGGTCAGGGTAAAAGCTGATGCAATCGGACTGCTTGCAGAGGATTTTCTTAGTGACAGAGTCGTTGAAATTGACAGAATCTATACGGGATATCTTGATTTGTATATAAGCGGTGATGATTTGAATCGATTTTATGAGAAAAATGAATTGATTTTGTCTGAGGTAACAAATCATCCATTTTATCCGAATCAATTTGTCATTATGAAAAATGCGCTTGGCGGCTCTGCTTCTGCGATAGGAACCGTGGATAAAACCGGAAAAAAGGTAAAAAGACTCGTTTTTGATCACGATCACATATGGGGGATTCGGCCAAGAAATGTTCAGCAGACGATGGCGATGGAGCTGCTTCTCAGAAATGACATGCCTCTGGTCACATTAATTGGAAAAGCAGGCACCGGGAAAACGCTGCTTGCTTTAGCTGCAGGTCTGATGCAGACAGAAGATTTAGGCACTTTTAAAAAACTGCTCGTTGCAAGGCCAATTGTTCCTGTTGGGAAGGATATTGGCTATCTGCCTGGTGAAAAACAGGAAAAATTAAGGCCTTGGATGCAGCCGATTTATGATAATCTAGAATATCTTTTTAATGCTAAAAAACCTGGGGAGCTGGATGCCATTTTAGCAGGCATGGGATCAATTGAAGTAGAGGCCCTCACGTATATTCGCGGAAGAAGCATCCCTGAGCAGTTCATTATTATTGATGAAGCCCAGAATTTAACAAAACACGAAGTTAAGACGATTTTGACCAGAGTAGGGGAAAAAAGCAAAATTGTATTAATGGGGGATCCTGAACAAATTGATCATCCTTACCTTGATGAATACAATAATGGTTTAACCTATGTTGTTGAGAAGTTTAAAGATCAGCATATTGCGGGTCATGTAAGATTAGTAAAAGGAGAGCGCTCAGGTCTTGCGCAGCTCGCCGCAGATTTATTGTGAAAAATGGGAAAAGCCGCTGATAATAGCGGCTTTTCTTACTCAATTATTATTTCTCTTGTGTTTGTAATAGGGTTATCCCTGTTGCTGCCATCACCATAATAAAGGGTAACAGGTCCTTCGTCAGTCAGCGGTTTCCCATTTTTACTGAATCCAAGGATGAGGGCTGATGCTTCCTCCAGTGTCATTCTAACCTCTCCTTGATTGGTTTTAAATACAGCATATTCAGCTGTTGGAGCAGGCTCGGCATTTCTTAGGAAAGGAAGCAGCGGAATTCCGAAAGTTCCGTTTAAGATTCTTTCTTTTTCGGTGCGCTTTTCGTTTTTGCTGTCTGGGAGCTTTGCTCCTTCGCGTATTTCCTGGTCCCAGTGTTTTGAGACGGCCTTCGTATACTCTTCTAGTTCGTTTCTCTCTTTGTTATTCTCATCAAAATAAACAGTCAGATCGACTTTTCTGTCGTCAAAAATCCATACACCGGGATCCAGTGTGATTGGAAAGGCGATATTTCCTTTTATCATAATGATTGAGTGCATTGCTACACGTCCTTTCATAAAAAATTATAAGCGCTTTCTGTGATTTTGTCATGGGGGTCATTGGCATGAAGTTTGGGCAAACTAACACCTCATACTGAAAGAAGAGGTGAACGGGTCATGCCATGTCAAACTAACGAAGAGCTTGAGCGGCTTGTGAGCATTGCGAGGGAGGTTACGAAGGAAGGAAAGATAGCTGACTATATTCCCGCACTTGGCGAAGCAGATCAAAATGATTTGTCTGTTGCGATTTATCATGTTGAAAACACATGTATGTCAGCAGGGGATATTGAAAAAAGCTTTACCCTGCAAAGTATATCAAAAGTGCTGACTCTTGCACTTGTGCTAATGGATCATGGTGAATCCTTTGTGTTTGATAGAGTGGGCATGGAGCCGACGGGAGATCCGTTTAACTCAATCGTCAAGCTTGAAACTCATGAAAATCAGCGGCCGCTTAATCCGATGATCAACGCAGGCGCTCTTGCGGTTACGAATATGATTAAAGGATCTGACAAGGAAGAAAAATTATCCCGTTTTTTAGCATTCACAAAAGAATTAACCTTCAATAAAGATATTAAAGTCTGTCATGAAATAGCTTCTTCTGAATTTGAAAATGCGTGGCTGAACCGGTCACTTTGCTACTTCATGAAGAAAGACGGAATCATTGACGGTGATGTTGAGGACTTAATTGATTTATATTCAAAGCAATGTGCCCTACAAATGCACAGTCTCGATCTTGCAAAAATCGGAGCAGTCTTCGCTCTTGACGGCAAGCATCCTCAAACAGAAAAACAAATTATCCCCAAAGATATTGCCCGTATTTGCAAAACGTTTATGGTGACATGCGGAATGTACAATGCATCAGGGGAATTTGCAATAAAAGTTGGAATACCTGCTAAAAGCGGAGTATCAGGAGGTATTATGGGAATCGTGCCTTATCATTTTGGAATCGGAATTTTTGGACCATCTCTTGATAAAAAAGGGAACAGTATTGCAGGCATTAAGCTACTTCATCTTTTGTCTGAAAAGTATGAATTGAGCATTTTCTGATGTATCTTTGTCCGGGAACAAGTTCACTTAAGAATAACACCTTGTTTTTTCTTGATTTTTTACTGTTTTCACTATAATATTAATAGATAGATTAGGGTATTCGCTCGGGAACGGAGGGGTTCAATTGGCGTCTGAGATTGCAATTGATCATCGAGAAAAAGCACTTGCGCTCTTAAAGGCAGATGCTGATAAAATTACGAAGCTGATTCAAGTCCAAATGGACAATTTGACGATGCCTCAATGTCCTCTTTATGAAGAGGTTTTAGATACACAAATGTTTGGATTATCAAGAGAAATTGATTTTGCCGTCAGGCTTAATCTGATTGATGAACGTGAAGGAAAAGTAATCCTTGACACACTCGAAAGAGAAATGTCGGCATTGCATGAAGCGTTCACAAAGAAATAACAATAAAACTCAAACTGTTCATTTAGACAGTTTGAGTTTTTTTATAAAGCACTTATCGTAAACTTTGCTGTTTTCACCAGTCAGTAATAAATCTGCTTTTGCATTTTCATGAAATAGGACACGAATGGATCTGCCGTAAAAAACTTCTGCGTAAAAAACAATTTATGCGAAAACAGCATATTATTAGCCGTAAAACAAACCATAACAAAAGACCTACATACTTTTTTAACTTGTTTGCGCACGTTTGCCGGGTTACCATAAGGCGTGCGTTCGGAAGAAGAAAACATAATGGAAGGAATTTTCGCTTAAATCTCGAATTTCTAACTAGGAAAATAAAATCATCCAGAATGCAGCAACAAGTCACGATAGGAAGCGATAAAATGATAAAAAAAATTCTAAAATCATATGATTATTCACTACTTCTTGCTGTTATCCTCTTATGCGGGTTTGGTCTCGTGATGGTGTACAGTTCAAGTATGATTTCTGCCGTTGCCAGGTGGGGCTATGAAAGTGATCACTTTTTCCAAAGGCAGGCAATTTTTATTGCACTGGGGTTTGTGGCCCTTCTAATTACCATGTTCTTTCCTTACAGAGCTTATTTAAATCCTTTTTTTATCAGGGGCGTAGTCATGCTTTCCATCCTGATGCTCCTTGCTATTTTCGTATTCGGCTCTGTTGCAGGCGGTGCAAGAAGCTGGTTTTCGCTGTTCGGATTTAAGCTTCAGCCGGCAGAATTTGTAAAGCTCAGCGTCATCCTTTATCTTGCAGCGGTGTACGAAAAAAAACAATCCTACATTGATCATTTCGGAAGAGGTGTGCTGCCTCCCATTATTTTTACAGGGTTTATATGTGTACTGATTATCCTCCAGCCTGACATTGGCTCGGCATCTATCATTGGCATGATTGCTCTTTCAATGGTCGTTTGTTCGGGACTTGGCATGAAAAATATTTTCAAGCTTATTATATTGGGGCTTGCCGGTCTTGTAGCGATCAGCCCTTTAGTTTTGCTGAAATGGGACAAGATTTTTACAACAGAGCGGGTCAGCCGGTTTGTAGGATTTATGGATCCTTTCGGAGATGCAGCGGACTCGGGCTTCCATTTAATAAATTCTTATTATGCCATTGGTTCTGGCGGATTGACTGGGCTTGGCCTAGGGGAAAGCGTTCAAAAATACGGCTATTTGCCTGAATCGCACACAGATTTTATTCTGGCAATCATCTCTGAAGAGCTGGGGATATTTGGAGTGGCGTTTGTCCTGATCCTACTTGCTTTTATCGTGCTGAAAGGTTTGCACATTGCCAGAAACTGTGAAGATGCATTTGGAACGCTGCTTGCAATTGGCATTTCAAGTATGATTGGTATACAGACAGCGATTAACGTTGGAGGAGTAACGGGGCTGTTGCCAATCACAGGAGTTACGCTTCCATTTATCAGCTACGGAGGCTCTTCTATGATCCTATTAATGCTTTCAATGGGGATTCTCATTAACATCTCCATGTTTATTAAATACCGGGCTACCTATCAGAAGACTGAACCTAAGCCGGTAAGTGAAATACACGGAAATACAGTCCCATTTCAATAGAATAAAAGTGTTATACTAATTATAAATGTGTTATACTTTTAGTGATGCAAGTGATGAAGCTTAAGGAGGATTCGTATGTCGCAGAAAAACATTCAGAAAATACTTGTTGCAAACCGCGGTGAAATTGCCATCCGTGTATTCCGTGCCTGCACGGAGCTTAATATCCGGACAGTAGCTATCTATTCTAAAGAAGATTCAGGATCGTTTCACCGGTACAAAGCAGACGAAGCATACATAGTTGGCGAAGGGAAAAAACCGATCGATGCTTATTTGGATATTGATGGCATTATTGAGATTGCCAAAGCCAATCATGTGGATGCCATCCATCCTGGCTATGGATTTTTATCGGAAAATATTCACTTTGCGAGAAGATGCGAGGAAGAGGGAATCATCTTCATTGGCCCAAAATCCAAGCATCTCGATATGTTTGGGGACAAAGTTAAAGCAAGAAAGCAGGCGGAGCTTGCAAATATTCCGGTCATTCCGGGCAGCAACGGACCTGTGCAAAGCTTAGAGGATGTTGTAGAGTTTGGCCGTGAAAATGGCTATCCTTTCATAATTAAAGCTTCACTTGGAGGCGGCGGACGCGGCATGAGAATTGTGCGCAGCGCTGCAGCTGTTAAAGAATCCTATGAACGTGCCAAATCTGAAGCGAAAGCTGCATTTGGCAACGATGAAGTTTACGTTGAGAAGCTAATTGAAAACCCTAAGCACATTGAAGTGCAAATTATTGGTGATGAACACGGCAATATCATTCATTTGTATGAACGTGATTGTTCCGTGCAAAGACGTCATCAAAAAGTGGTTGAAGTAGCTCCAAGCGTCTCTGTTGATGAAAAATTAAGACAAGACATTTGTGATGCTGCCGTTAAACTGATGAACAAAGTTGATTATGTAAACGCAGGAACCGTGGAATTTTTAGTTGCAAAAGGAGAGTATTACTTCATTGAAGTCAACCCGCGTGTTCAAGTAGAACATACGATTACCGAAATGGTCACAGGAATTGATATTGTACAGACTCAAATTATGGTCGCAGAAGGCTATCCCCTACACGGAGAAAAAATTGGCATTCCTGCACAAGATCAAATCAGAGTAACAGGCTATGCCATTCAATCAAGGGTTACAACAGAAGATCCGCTGAATAATTTTATGCCGGATACTGGGAAAATCATGGCTTATCGCTCAGGCGGGGGCTTTGGAGTAAGGCTTGATGCAGGGAACGGATTCCAGGGAGCTGTTATCACTCCGCATTATGATTCATTGCTCGTTAAGCTTTCGACACAGGCACTGACGTTTGAACAGGCTGCTGCAAAAATGATCAGAAACTTAAGGGAATTCAGAATCAGAGGAATTAAAACCAATATTCCATTTTTAGAAAATGTCATCAAACATGAGAAATTCATGTCAGGTGAATACGATACATCTTTTATTGATTCATCACCAGAGCTATTCGTATTTTCAAAGAAAAAAGACCGCGGAACGAAAATGCTTTCCTACATTGGAAATGTAACAGTTAATGGCTTCCCGGGCATTGAAAAGAAAAAGAAGCCGGTCTTTGATAAACTTTACATTCCTAAAGTTAAGCTTTCAGAGCCGATTCCAAGCGGAACAAAGCAGATTCTTGACGAACAGGGTCCGGAAGGTCTTGTGAAATGGCTGAAAGAGCAAAATGAAGTGCTATTAACAGATACTACGTTCCGTGACGCTCACCAATCGCTGCTTGCAACACGCTTAAGAACAAATGACATCAAACATATTGCGGAACCTACGGCAAGACTTCTGCCTAATTTATTTTCGCTTGAAATGTGGGGCGGAGCAACATTTGATGTAGCATACCGTTTTTTAAAAGAAGATCCTTGGGACAGACTTCTCACGGTCAGAAAACAAGTTCCGAATATTCTCCTGCAAATGCTGCTTCGTGCATCTAACGCAGTAGGCTATAAAAATTATCCGGATAATGTTATTGAAGAATTTGTGGAGAAGTCCTCCTATGCAGGAATAGATGTATTCCGTATTTTCGACAGCTTGAATTGGGTTGAAGGAATGCGGCCTGCGATTGAAGCGGTCAGAAAATCAAATAAAATTGCTGAGGCTGCGATCTGCTATACCGGAGATATTTTAGATCCATCCCGCAGAAAGTATGATCTTGAATACTATAAAAATCTTGCTAAAGAACTCGAAGAATCAGGTTCTCATATCTTAGGAATTAAAGATATGGCAGGATTGCTTAAGCCGCAGGCTGCTTATGACTTAATTTCTGCTTTAAAGGAAACAATTTCGATTCCTATTCACCTGCACACACATGATACGAGCGGAAATGGTATTTTCACTTATGCAAAAGCAATTGAAGCGGGAGTAGATGTGGTGGATGTAGCAGTAAGCTCAATGTCCGGCTTAACTTCACAGCCGAGCGCCAATTCTCTCTATCATGCTCTTCAAGGAATGGACCATCGGCCAAAAGCAGATATTGAAGCATTAGAAGAGCTGTCTCAATATTGGGAAGGCGTGCGCCACTACTATCAGGATTTTGAGAGCGGAATGAATTCTCCTCACTCAGAAGTTTACATGCATGAAATGCCGGGAGGACAATACAGCAATCTTCAGCAGCAGGCAAAAGCTGTCGGACTTGATGACCGCTGGAACGAAGTCAAAGAAATGTATCGCCGCGTAAATGATCTGTTCGGAGATATAGTCAAGGTAACACCTTCTTCGAAAGTAGTCGGCGACATGGCCCTCTTTATGGTCCAGAATAATTTGATAGAAGACGATATTTATGAGCGGGGAGAAACGCTTGATTTCCCTGATTCCGTTGTTGAATTATTTGAAGGATACCTTGGACAGCCTCACGGAGGTTTTCCAAAAGAGCTTCAGCGCATTATCTTAAAAGGCCGTGAGCCTATTTTGGTCAGACCTGGTGAATTATTGGAGCCGGTTAACTTCAAAGCATTGAAGGAAGAGCTTTTCCAAAGCTTAAACAGACAAGTGACAAGTTTTGATGCTATAGCGCATGCACTATATCCAAAAGTGTTCATGGACTACACAAAGACATTTGAACAATTTGGAGATATTTCAGTTCTCGATACGCCAACCTTCTTATATGGAATGAGACTTGGCGAAGAAATTGAAGTTGAAATTGAACAGGGGAAAACATTAATTGTAAAGCTTGTTTCAATTGGGGAGCCTCAGCCTGATGGAACACGTGTTGTCTACTTTGAATTAAACGGTCAGCCTCGTGAGGTCATTATTCGTGATGAAAGCATTAAAGCTACGATCACAGCGAAAATGAAAGCTGATAAAGGCAATAAAGATCATATTGGGGCGACAATGCCTGGTACAGTCATCAAGGTTTTGGTTGAAAAGGGCGAAAAGGTCAGCAAGGGCGATCATTTGCTCCTGACTGAAGCGATGAAAATGGAAACGACCGTACAGGCGCCATTCTCAGGTACAATTAAGGATATTCACGTATCGAACGGTGAAGCGATTCAAACTGGAGATTTATTAATTGAATTAACCCATTAAAAAGACAGCCTACGGGCTGTCTTTTTTTTGACTCTGCGGCTAAGTTCCATGGCCTATCCGTTTGGCGGCAGGATTGGCTAGGACTATCAAGAGCCTACAGTCGAACACAGCGAGCAAAGAAAGAGAGCCATAGAAATGTTTAAGGGTATGTAAAAAGAGGGGCGCACATGGCGTCCCTCTTTTTAGATTACTTTTTTATTATCCTTATTCAATTGAGCCTGCCGGTTTATTTTATTTCTGCTTATAAGCAGGATGAAATAGCTGAGAACCCCGAAAAGACAAGAGATAATTAAAGCGTGGGCTAGTGCGACAGCCAAATTTAAACCGGTCAGTACTACTAGAGCTCCTGACACTACTTGCATGGAAATTAGCGCAAAAGCAATCATCCAGCCATAATAAACGACTTTTTGATGTTTATAGTATTTAAAAGCTTTGTAGGCAGCTATGGCAACCCAGATAAAGATTAATGCGGCCGCAAATCTGTGGCCCATTTGAATCCACTCATGCAGGGTGGCCGGAAGACCATATGTCCTGTTACTGCACATTGGCCAATTTGGGCATGCAAGACTTGCTTCTTTATGCCTTACAAATGCGCCGGTATACACAACAATATAGCAGTAGGATATAATGCCGATCATATGAAACTTCATTCTTTTATCAATTATCAAGGATTCCGTATCAAACTTTTTATCTACTTCAAAAATAAGCAAAGTAAGAAGCAGAACGGATGCAAATGATATAAGCGATATCCCGAAATGCAGGGCAAGAACAGCATCGGACTGTCCCCACTTAACTGCGGCAGCGCCAATCAATGCCTGCAGAACCAGGAAAAAGAATGATAAAGCAGCAAGAAACTTTGTCTCGCGTTTATGTCCAATCAAAATCCATGATGAAACAGCTAATAGAAGGACGAGAATGCCTGCTAGCCCGCTTACAACCCGGTGACTGAGCTCAATGACAAGCTCAGGGGTAATCTCTGACGGAATCAGTTCGCCATGACATAGCGGCCAGGAATCGCCGCATCCTGCTCCGGATTCCGTTTTTGTAACTAAAGCTCCTCCTAAGAGTACGAGAAGCATAACGATAGATGTGAGCACGCCTAAACCTTTTAATGCTCGCTGCAAGATGTTCACCTTCTTATTCGTAATAATGAGTTTATCTAAATCGACAAAAATCGAGGGCAGGCGCTTGATTTTAAAGCGGCAGCCTCAGCCGATCAGGCAACAAAAAACATGACTGATATCATCTCTGTTTATTATAGTAGAAAAACAGGCACATTAATAAGGAATTATATGGGGGATTCTTCTGCCGATGTTTTTTTCGCAAAAGATTCCATAATCTATAAAAAATTCCTAATAATTATGATAGAATGTTATCGTGGTCAAAAAGTTATGCCATCATTTTTTAGAGTATCAGTGAATGGGCTGCTTTTCAATTAATTAACCTGTGCAGCTCATCTGCTTCACAATTTCGACATAACTTCTTCATAATTTGTTCACAAAACATTTGCTGATTATGGTTTAATATCAAGAAGGAAGCATTTTGTAAATATTGTTTTATTTAGTATGATATAGAAAGTCTCCATCCTACAGAAGATTCTTTCTATTAGAAACAGAATTGAAAAGGAGGTCTATAAAACGTGCCTGATTCAAGGACCTTATCAGAAACACATCTGAGCGGACACCGCCCGGAAGAAATCCATGAAACGACAGCTCTTAAAGACTTCTTAAGTCTCATTAAAATGGGAATTGTCAATTCTAACATGATTACTACCTTCACGGGACTGTGGCTTGCCTTGCATTTTACAGGACAAAGCTTTCTGCAGAATATAGATAGTGTTTTATTTGTTTTACTTGGTTCATCTTTAATTATTGCTGGTTCATGTGCCATTAATAACTTTTACGACCGTGATATTGATCATATCATGGAAAGAACAAAAATGAGACCGACAGTTACAGGGAAAATGAACCCAATTCAGGCTTTGTGGATTGGTATTTTATTGCTTACGTTCGGCTTTATTCTTCTGCTGATGACAACTGTAACAGCCACGTTAATCGGGTTGATCGGCGTAATTACATACGTCTTTTTATATACAATGTGGACTAAACGCCATTATACACTGAACACTGTTGTAGGAAGTGTATCCGGTGCGGTTCCGC contains these protein-coding regions:
- a CDS encoding YlaH-like family protein translates to MGANILYLVILGLSIVVFKLGFAKKLPLLKAIVIYLFLMFGCTVLTFLGAFLPVAEGLIVAALILIIYKIRLHQSKKAERDAAT
- a CDS encoding YlaI family protein; the encoded protein is MRVKCVLCDKVETISDETLQAKRLRNRPIHTYMCNECDLRIENRTIERANTGNFRLYRDKKTEENW
- a CDS encoding pyridoxamine 5'-phosphate oxidase family protein, encoding MANKVETKLIQPLFDNLQKERFAVFATLDHETGSPNVSAVSWVYAPDLERVYLAVDNRSRIVENVKKHPAAAITLLANESTYSINGNAHVKIEKLEGVPLKLALIELSISEVRDVMFYGSKISAEPAYEKTYDEKAAAKLDSQVLEAMKKA
- a CDS encoding YhcN/YlaJ family sporulation lipoprotein, with the protein product MRNFVFSALFILLALTACSVNQGSQGDTPEDQNGKPINVRNTVNEPVEKKSGEQISKRLVNLAGRVPGVNDVSAVVLGKYAVVGIDVNSELDRNKVESIKYAVAESIQHDPYGANAVIIADADTTVRLREMGKDLQQGQPVGGILDELAAIVGRVMPEIPNDMLNNNNNNQNRPTEQDNDQLNEKEQKELDREQEDQSQDHLNQN
- a CDS encoding PhoH family protein translates to MSKIYVLDTNVLLQDPNSIFSFEENEVVIPAVVLEEVDSKKRYMDEIGRNARHVSKLIDSLRLIGKLHEKIPLPSGGFLRIELNHRSFHELQEIFIEKTNDNRILAVAKNLSIEEETTENGRPVILVSKDTLVRVKADAIGLLAEDFLSDRVVEIDRIYTGYLDLYISGDDLNRFYEKNELILSEVTNHPFYPNQFVIMKNALGGSASAIGTVDKTGKKVKRLVFDHDHIWGIRPRNVQQTMAMELLLRNDMPLVTLIGKAGTGKTLLALAAGLMQTEDLGTFKKLLVARPIVPVGKDIGYLPGEKQEKLRPWMQPIYDNLEYLFNAKKPGELDAILAGMGSIEVEALTYIRGRSIPEQFIIIDEAQNLTKHEVKTILTRVGEKSKIVLMGDPEQIDHPYLDEYNNGLTYVVEKFKDQHIAGHVRLVKGERSGLAQLAADLL
- a CDS encoding peptidyl-prolyl cis-trans isomerase, encoding MHSIIMIKGNIAFPITLDPGVWIFDDRKVDLTVYFDENNKERNELEEYTKAVSKHWDQEIREGAKLPDSKNEKRTEKERILNGTFGIPLLPFLRNAEPAPTAEYAVFKTNQGEVRMTLEEASALILGFSKNGKPLTDEGPVTLYYGDGSNRDNPITNTREIIIE
- the glsA gene encoding glutaminase A, producing the protein MPCQTNEELERLVSIAREVTKEGKIADYIPALGEADQNDLSVAIYHVENTCMSAGDIEKSFTLQSISKVLTLALVLMDHGESFVFDRVGMEPTGDPFNSIVKLETHENQRPLNPMINAGALAVTNMIKGSDKEEKLSRFLAFTKELTFNKDIKVCHEIASSEFENAWLNRSLCYFMKKDGIIDGDVEDLIDLYSKQCALQMHSLDLAKIGAVFALDGKHPQTEKQIIPKDIARICKTFMVTCGMYNASGEFAIKVGIPAKSGVSGGIMGIVPYHFGIGIFGPSLDKKGNSIAGIKLLHLLSEKYELSIF
- a CDS encoding YlaN family protein, yielding MASEIAIDHREKALALLKADADKITKLIQVQMDNLTMPQCPLYEEVLDTQMFGLSREIDFAVRLNLIDEREGKVILDTLEREMSALHEAFTKK
- a CDS encoding FtsW/RodA/SpoVE family cell cycle protein, with amino-acid sequence MIKKILKSYDYSLLLAVILLCGFGLVMVYSSSMISAVARWGYESDHFFQRQAIFIALGFVALLITMFFPYRAYLNPFFIRGVVMLSILMLLAIFVFGSVAGGARSWFSLFGFKLQPAEFVKLSVILYLAAVYEKKQSYIDHFGRGVLPPIIFTGFICVLIILQPDIGSASIIGMIALSMVVCSGLGMKNIFKLIILGLAGLVAISPLVLLKWDKIFTTERVSRFVGFMDPFGDAADSGFHLINSYYAIGSGGLTGLGLGESVQKYGYLPESHTDFILAIISEELGIFGVAFVLILLAFIVLKGLHIARNCEDAFGTLLAIGISSMIGIQTAINVGGVTGLLPITGVTLPFISYGGSSMILLMLSMGILINISMFIKYRATYQKTEPKPVSEIHGNTVPFQ